The genomic region CGTCGCGCAGTCCGAGCCGACCGAGATCGTGAGCATGAAGCGCGACTCACTCGAGGGCCGCAGCGCCTACCTGCTGGAGGAGAAGGCGCTGCGCGAGAACCCGCGCTTCGACCGGCGCCTGACCTGGATCGACGCGCAGACCTGGATCCCCCTGCGCACCGAGCAGTACCGCCTGGGCAAGAAACGCCTGGTCGCGCGCACCGTCGAGACCCGCGCCATGCACGGCGTGGAGACCCCCATGCGCATGGAGTTCGAGAACGAGCTCGACAAGCGCAAAGTCTCGCTGCGCGTGGCCGAGGTGGACTACGAGGTGCCGATCCCCGAGGAGTACTTCTCGACGCTGGCGCTGGTGCGCTCGAGCATCACGTCCGCGAAGTGACTGGCCACCAGGACGGCCGAGCGAAGGCCGCCCTGAGCGAGGACCCACCGCGGGACATCGGCCCGCGGTCCGATGTCGGCGGCGGAGCCGCGCGCAGCGAGCCGTAGGCAAGCGAAGTCACCAAGTGTCGATGCACGGCCGCTTCTTGCCGGTCCGCGGCGGGGGCGGCGGGGCGGAGCGCATGGCGTTCGCGATCCAGGTGCGTGAGTCGGCGGGGTCGATCACGTCGTCGAGCTCGAAGTGCGAGGCCACGTTCACGGCCTTTCCGATCTGGTACATGCGCTCGACCATCTCGTTGAAGAGCGCCTCGCGCTTCTCGGGGTCGTCGACGGCGGCGAGCTCCTTCGAGTAGCCGAGCTTCACCGCGCCCTCGAGGCCCATGCCGCCGAACTCGCCGGTGGGCCACGACACGCAGAACAGCGGCGCCTTGAACGAGCCGCCGGCCATGGCCTGCGCGCCCAGGCCGTAGCCTTTGCGCAGCACGATCGTGAAGAACGGCACCGTGAGGCTCGCGGCGTTCACGAACATGCGCGAGGCGTGGCGCACGAGCGCGGTCTTCTCGATCTCGGGCCCGACCATGATGCCGGGGCAGTCACACAGGAACAGGATCGGCAGGTCGAACGCGTCGCACAGCTGCATGAAGCGCGTGGCCTTGTCGGCGCCGTCGCGGTCGATCGCGCCCGCGAGGTGGTTCGGGTTGTTCGCGATCACGCCCAGCGCGCGGCCCTCGACGCGGATCAAGCTGGTGATCATGCCGTGACCCCAGTCGCGCCGCAGCTCGAGCTGCGAGTCGGTGTCGGCCAGGGTCGCGATCACGCGCCGCACGTCGTAAGCGCGCAGCCGGTTCTCGGGAACGGCGGCGCGCAGCGCGCGCTGGTCGGCGCAGTCCCAGCGGGGCAGGGCGCCCTGGAAGTACGAGAGATACTGCTTGGCCACGCGCACGGCCTCGGCCTCGTCGGCGACCGCGACGTCGACGACACCGTTCTGTGTCTGCACGTCCATCGGGCCGATCTCGTCGGGGCGCACCAGGCCCAGCCCGCCGCCTTCGATCATGGCGGGGCCGCCGATGCCGATGTTCGAGCCTGCGGTCGCGATGATCACGTCGCAGCAGCCGAGCAGCACGGCGTTGCCCGCGAAGCAGCGGCCCGACGTGATTCCCACCAGCGGCACGAGCCCCGACAGCTCGGCGAACAGCGTGAAGGCCAGACAGTCGAGGCCCGACACGCCCGCGGCGTCGGTGTCTCCCGGCCGCCCGCCGCCGCCCTCGGTGAGGAACACGATCGGCAGGCGCTGCGCGTGCGCGATCTCGAACATGCGGTCCTTCTTGCGGTGATTCTGCTGGCCCTGCGTGCCCGCGAGCACGGTGTAGTCGTACGACATGACCACGCACGCCGTGCGCTCTTCGCCGAACAGCTCGCCGTTCACGCGCCCGATGCCGGCCACGAGCCCGTCGGCGGGCGTGCGCGCGATCAGGTCGGGCAGCGAGCGGCGCCGCCGCTGCGCCGCGATCGCGAGCGGGCCGTACTCGACGAACGTGCCCGGGTCGACGAGATCGCCGACGTTCTCGCGCGCCGTGCGCTGGCCGGTCTTGCGCCGGCGCGCGACGGCGTCGGGCCGCGCGGGATCGAGCCCCAGCGCGTGACGCTCCACGACTTCGGCCAGGTCGGGCCGGACGTGGTCGAGGCCCGGCCCGGCGGAGTCACTCGCGCGCGCGCCTTCGACCTCGGCGGCCTCGACCGTCACGAGCACGTGGCGCTCCTGCACCAGGTCGCCGACCGCGACCGAGATGCCGCGCACGATGCCCGCGTGCGGCGCCTCGATCACGTGCTCGAGCTTCATGGCCTCGAGCACCACGAGCGCCTGCCCGGCGTGCACGGCGTCGCCCGGGGCGACCTCGATCGCGGTGACCGTGCCCTGCAGCGGCGCGCGCACCGCCGATGCGGCGGAGTCTCTCGACATCAGCGGCTCAGGGATCGAGGCGCGCGCTCGCGTAGCCCGACACGACCTCTTTGCCGTCCTGGTTGGTGGTCACGACCTTGAGGTCGACGATCGGCGCGCCGGCCTCGCTGCGCAGCGCCTCGACGGTCGCGCGCGCGGTCAGGGTGTCGCCCGGCCAGACCTGCGAGACGAAGCGCACGCCGTACTTGGTGAGTCGCCCGTCGCCCACCCAGTTGGTGAGCATGCGCGCGGTCGCGCCCATCGAGAGCATGCCGTGCGCGAACACCGTGGGATAGCCCGCGACTTTGGTCGCGAACACCTCGTCGGTGTGCACGGGGTTGTAGTCGCCCGATGCGCCGGCGTACATGACGAGCTGCGTGCGGGTCAGGTTCTCGATCACGACCTCCTCCCGGACGTCGCCGACTTTCAAGTCTTTCGCTCGAAGCGCCATCGCGGCCTCCTACTTCTGCTCGATCACGCGCTCGGTGCGCACACCGACGCCGCGCGCGGTCACCACCAGCTCGCCGCGCTGGTTGCGGTACTCGGTGACCGACTCACTGAACTGCAGCTTGCCGCCGCGCTTGCCCTCGCGCTCCCAGGTCTTGCCGGGCTTGGTCTCGGCGGTGAGCACGTCGCCCGCGAGCAGCGGCCGGTGGTACTCGAAGTGCTGCTCGGCATGCAGCCCGCCCGCGGCCGCGCCGCGCGGCTCGCTGCTCGCGCCGGCTGCCGGAGCGCGGCGCACCGCGCCCGTCGGCTCCTTGCCGGAGCCGAACCAGGGCTGGCCGACCTTGGGGCGCAGGAAGTAGTCCGGGTCGAACTGGGCGCTCGCCTGCGTGAACGTGGGCGGCGCGATGATGCCGCCCAGCTCGCTCTTCCGGGCGTACTCCGCGTCGGAGTAGATCGGGTTCGGGTCGTTCACGGCGCGGGCGAACATCAGGATGTGACTCGCCTCGATCGGGAAGCTCTTCATGGCCATGCGCAATTCCCTCCTGCCGGCGGCGATTGTACCGCGTCGCGAAAGGCGCCGTCTGGCGCGGGCGGCGGGCCCGTGCCGGCCATCCGGGTCGTTCGGGACACGGGAGTTGCGCAACTCACTGGGCTGCGCGAATCAGCGCCGATCCGGAAATGCTGGAGGGGTTCATGCGGACGTTGCGCTCTTCGTGTCTCGCGCTCGTGTCACTGGTCGCCATCCTGGCCATGCCCGCCCACGCGGGCGGTCCCGCGACCGCAGGCGTCGCGCTCGGCTTCGCGCGCGTGAACCTCGGGGACGGCACGGTCTCGGCCTTCGGCGGCAAGGGCACCAAGACCGTGACGACCGGGCCGACGAGCACGGGCCTCATCCTGTACTTCAACGGCAAGTACCCCAAGAACATCGTGCGCGAGCTCGTGATCGCGCAGGCGACCGCCGAGGGCGACGTCGACCACCCGGTCGCGCTGGCCAACGCGATCGTCTCGATCGCCAACGCCACGCAGATCGCCGTGTCGCTGAACGGCTGGAATGCCGACTCCGCCGATGCGTTCGACGGCTTCGCGTTCGTGACTCTCTACGCGGGCGTCGCGCCCGAGGACTAGCCGCTTAGAACAGCGTGTAGATGAACGGCGCCGCCGCGCTGCCGCCGAGCAGCACGAGCAGGCCGAGCCCCAGGATCGAGATCACGATCGGGGCCAGCCACCACTTCTTGTTGTCGCGCAGGAACATGAAGAACTCGGACGCGAGCCCGGCCTGAGGCTTGGCGGCCTCGCTGGCGAAGTCGTCTCCGGCTCGTTTCTCGCGCTCGTCCACGATCCCTCCTAGAACTGCTTGAAGTAGTCGGCCTTGGCGCGCGGCGGACGCGCGTCGCGCCAGTAAGTCGGGGCTTCGCGCTGGAAGCGGCGGTCCATCGGGTCCACGCCGAACAGGCGCATCACGAAGCCGACCGGCGCGATCACCCCGTAGAACAGCGTGGCCATGATCACGTACGAGAGCACGAAGCCGATCGGGAACGCGGCCACGGACAGCCCGACGAACAGCGGCGCGTTGGCCCGCGGGAACACCAGCGAGAACAGCGCCGAGAGCACGCCCAGGCCGGCCAACGCGAAGCTCACCGTCTCGCGCCACGCGCCCAGCCCGTGCCGGAACACCAGCCAGCCGTTCCAGGCGCACAGCGCGAGCAGCCCGAAGCCGCCGAGCGCAAGCCAGCCGAACTGGCGCAGCGTGCGCTCGT from Myxococcota bacterium harbors:
- a CDS encoding MaoC/PaaZ C-terminal domain-containing protein is translated as MALRAKDLKVGDVREEVVIENLTRTQLVMYAGASGDYNPVHTDEVFATKVAGYPTVFAHGMLSMGATARMLTNWVGDGRLTKYGVRFVSQVWPGDTLTARATVEALRSEAGAPIVDLKVVTTNQDGKEVVSGYASARLDP
- a CDS encoding MaoC family dehydratase N-terminal domain-containing protein, with the translated sequence MAMKSFPIEASHILMFARAVNDPNPIYSDAEYARKSELGGIIAPPTFTQASAQFDPDYFLRPKVGQPWFGSGKEPTGAVRRAPAAGASSEPRGAAAGGLHAEQHFEYHRPLLAGDVLTAETKPGKTWEREGKRGGKLQFSESVTEYRNQRGELVVTARGVGVRTERVIEQK
- a CDS encoding DUF5989 family protein, with translation MDEREKRAGDDFASEAAKPQAGLASEFFMFLRDNKKWWLAPIVISILGLGLLVLLGGSAAAPFIYTLF
- a CDS encoding SxtJ family membrane protein — encoded protein: MVELNFRPDERTLRQFGWLALGGFGLLALCAWNGWLVFRHGLGAWRETVSFALAGLGVLSALFSLVFPRANAPLFVGLSVAAFPIGFVLSYVIMATLFYGVIAPVGFVMRLFGVDPMDRRFQREAPTYWRDARPPRAKADYFKQF